TAAAGTCAATTAAACCAACACTTTCAAGATATCTTTCTGCAGCCTTAAGATTTTCCTCTTTAGTTCTGTCTTTTTTGAGATTAAGACCGAACATCACATTTTCCAAAACTGTCAGCCATGGAAATAATGAATATTGCTGAAAAATAACTGCCCTATCACCAGATGGTTTTTTAACAACTTCACCATCTGCTATAACTTCCCCTGAAGTCGGTTGGTCAAGACCAGCTATCAAACGAAGCAGAGTTGTTTTACCGCAACCGGAAGGGCCTAAAAGACAAACGAATTCACCATCCCCAATATTTAAATTAACATCATCTAAAACTTTTATATCATGATCCAAACCGCGGCCATGAAAAGATTTATTTATATTTTTAATTTCAATTGCCATTTTAAACTACCTACCAGAATACTCTTTTTTCTATAAGTCCGAAGACATAATCAAGGATTAAACCAATCAAACCAATAACCAACATACCTACAACAGTAGTACCTGTATCAAATAAATTTGTAGCTGTTAAAATTAAATATCCTAAACCGCTACTTGAACCTATCATCTCTGCAGAAATAGTACACATTAAAGCTATTCCCACACCAACTTTAAGTCCGGAAACTATAGGCGGTACTGCAGAAGGTAAAATAACCTGTGTAAGTACTGTTTTATCATCTGCTCCCAGTGTTTGTGCAGATTCAATTAAAACTTTATCGGTTCTTTTAACTCCATCAATTGTGTAAATAAGAATCGGGAAAACACAGCCTATGAAAATAATAAATATAGCAGGAGCTGTTCCGATTCCAAACCACAATATTGAAAATGGAATCCAAGCTATCGGAGGTATTGGCCTTAATATACTGATTACAAAACTACATAAAGTTTCCAACTTGCTATACCATCCAAGCAATATTCCTAAAGGAATAGCTACAATAGATGCAAGAATCATACCACCAAATACTTTAAATAAAGTATCCATAGTATCAACAAAAAGTTTTCCAGATTGTATTATATTCCATGCAGAATTGCAGACACTACCTGGACTTGGTAAGAAATAAGGATTAACTAACTCTAAAACAGAAGTTATGATATACCAGATAATTATAATTAAAATTGGTAAAATTATCGGTGTGAACTTATCTTTATTCATTAAATCACTTACATAAAATTTTTTTTACAATTATTAATATTGATTGTATTTTTATATAAATATTTCACATGATTTTAAGTAGATAATCACAAATCAAAATTGTATCCAAAGGTATATATATTGCAAAAGGTAAAATAAATGTTACATAAAATAAAAGTGAGGTGTAGCTTTGGAAGCAAATAGAAGATTTTTTTCAAAAATTGGATTTAATTATTTTGCACTTGGAATAATCGTATTGGTGCTAAATCTATTCATCGGATTATTTATAAGCATAATTAATCCAAATCTTTTATCTAATCAAACAATGATGACATTTTTCTCAGCTATTTGGACTTATCTCTTACCCTTACCAATATTTATTTATATAATGAGAAAAACAGAAGCAAAAACTCTTGAAAAACATAAAATGACCGTTAAAACATTTGTAATATGCATATCAATTACAATGTTTTTAATGTGGATCGGAAATATAATGGGAGTTATTATAACTTCAGGAATCGGCTCACTGATACAGCATGAGGTAGCCAATCCTATTAATGATGTGATAAACAATTCCGGTTTAGTTGCAAACTTGATTATAATAACCACAATAGCTCCAATCTTTGAAGAACTTATATTCAGAAAGTTATTAATTGACAGAACTATAAAATACGGAGGTACAATCTCAGTACTTCTTTCAGGATTATTATTCGCATTTTTCCATGGGAATTTAAATCAGTTTTTCTATGCATTCCTTCTTGGAGGATTTTTTGCAATAATCTATATAAAAACAGGACAAATCAAATATACAATAGGATTACATATGATTATAAATTTCATAGGATCAGTTGTCAGCCTATTTGTCTCACAACCATTAATGGACTTGGCTAACGGAAGTGTGATTTCACCAACAAGCACATTTGGTGTTATTTTATACATATTAATAACTTTAGGATTAACAGTTATGGGTTTGATTTATTCCATCAAGTATTTCGATAAAAGCCGGTTTGACGGAAGCGAAAAGGAAATAATTCTAAAAAATCCAGTAAGTACAATCCTTTTAAATCCGGGGATAATCTGTTTTATATTACTGATGTCATATACAATATTTACATCAATAGCTTAAAAAATAAAATAAGAAGTTTATGCAGTTTCTACTACATTAACTTCTATTTCCCTTGGTTCTTTTAATACAGAACGTGTACTTAAAGCTCCTAAAAGCATAGTTGATAAATTATGTATCAATGAAGATGTTGATGGAGTTATAATTCCAAACATACCCAGTGCTATTAAAGAACCGTTAATGCCAATTATACTGTGATAATTAGTATCTATTTTATTTAACATACCAACACTCAATTTTCTAAGTGTTATTAAATCATATAAATTATCAGACAATAAAGAAACATCTGCAACTTCTCTGGCAATATCTGAAGAGTTTTTCATTGAAACAGACACATCAGCAGCAGCCAATGCAGGAGAATCATTTATTCCATCTCCGACCATAATAATAGTTCTGCCTTCTTCTTTTAAACTTTCAACAATACTGGCCTTATCTTCAGGAAGCACCTGTGAGCGGTATTCAGTTATGCCCAATGCTTCAGCGCTGCTTTTTGCACCACTTTCACTGTCTCCAGTCAACATGATAACATTTTCAATACCTAATTTTTTAAGCTCTTCAATAACATCCCTAGCTTCTTTTCTTACAGGGTCGTTAATACATATGATACCTTCAAGTTTATTATCAATAGCCAAATAAACAACCGAATATTCACAGACTTTTTCGTCAATGAGTTTTTCATCTTCTTTGGATATTTCTACACCTTCATCATCAAATAAAAAGTGTCTGCTTCCTATAACAGCACGTTTGCCATTATAACTTGTTGCAATACCATGAGCTACAATATATTCAACTTCACTATGGTCTTCATCATGTTTTAGACCTTCCTCTTCAGCCTGTTTTACAATAGCCGTAGCAATACTATGTGCAAAATGCTCTTCAATACATGCAGACATTCTTAAAATTTCATCTCTGGAGTAATCTCCAAGAGAAATTACATCAACAACTTTTGGAGTTGCATTAGTAAGAGTTCCTGTTTTGTCGAACACTATTGTATCTGCAGTTGCATATTTTTCAAGGAATTTTCCACCTTTAACCATCATCCTATTATCTGAAGCTTCTTTCATTGCTGAAATAACAGATAATGGAGTTGTTAATTTAAGTGCACATGAGAAATCAACCATTAAAACAGACAATGCTTTTGTAGTATCCCTTGTTATCAGATAAGTAAGGAATGTTGTAAGGAAACTGTATGGCACAATAGAGTCTGCCAATTCCTCAGCTTTACTTTGAGCATCTGCTTTTAATTCTTCTGAATTCTCAATAAGATTTATAATTTTATTTAATCTGGTTTCTTTATCAAAAGAATAAACTTGAACAATCAGATTACCTTCTTCAACAACAGTACCTGCATGAACTGTTTTTCCAGGCATTTTATGGACAGCCAATGGTTCTCCAGTCATGGTTGCTTCATTAACCATCCCTTCACCGTCAACAACTTTACCATCTACAGGTATTACATCACCCATATGAACTTTAATTTTATCATCTTTGTTAATTTGGGATATAGGTTGTTGTATTTCCTCACCATCTTCATTTACTACCCATACAGTATCAATATTTAAAGTTAAACTTTCTTTTAAAGTATTTTTTGTTTTTTGTAATGTGTAGTCTTCAAGCAAATCGGAAATTGATAATAAAAACATCATAGAACTTGCCGGATCGAAATCTCTTTTAAGAAGTGATCCGGTAACTGCTGCACCATCAAGTAGAGCAACATCCACTCTGAAACTTGTTAAACTGTCTAAAGCATGCCATATATACTTAATAGCTCTATAAACAGTCAATAAATTCCTAATTGGAATAGGCAATACAATTTTACCTAATACCCTTCTCACAAGCATACCTGATAAACTAACCCAAAAATTATTAGTTAACTCATTTGAACTCATGTACATGTCAGGTTCAACTTCAACCAAATCATCCTCAGTTATTTTATCAAGTGCTGCAAAGACTTTGTCTCTGTTTTTAACATCATCATAATAGATTAAAATACTTCCGTTTCTATGAGATGTGAAAACTTTTTTAATAAAATTATTTTCTAAAAGCAATGAAGAAATACCATAACCCTCCTTTTTGGTGAAGGCAGCCTGGCCTGAACGAACTCTGATACGAGTTCCGTTATTATACATTACTTGGTATTTCATGTTTTAAACCTTATTCGTCATCTTCAACATAAATTGCTTTTTTATCATCTTTATTAGCATCAACAACAATGTCCTCCGCATTTTGAACCATGTCCTGGTAACATTCTTCAGCATCTTTTTTTGCAGCTAAAACAGCAGCCATACCCTTAGTACATCCTTCTTTTACTGCTTTAGATTCAAGGATTTTTTTACCTGCAATAGCTGCAGCTATTCCTCCAACAAAAATTAATGCGTGTTTATGTTCCATTAATTTATCAATGTATTCTTCCATATTATTTCCTCCGTTATAAAATATTATTAATTAAAACCTAAATTATTTAGGTCTACCTAAAACTTATATTGGTTATATTATATAAATGTTAGGTATACCTAAAAAAAACAATTATGAAAACAGATAATTTAAAATATAACAATTGTTAATAATATCTAATAAGAGGGAGTTCATATGGAATTTATCAAAACAATAGATGCAATTAAATGGAAAGATGGAAATTATGAAAAAACAGAAGAAAAAACTGTTGAAGACGAATATGCTTACTTATTTATTGACTGCCTACCTCCAAGAAAGTTTTCAGTTTATCCGAAAAACTTAGATGACTTTGCAATCGGATATTGTCTTGGAGAAGGTTTAATAAAAACAAATGAAGATATAGAAGAAATTAAAGTAAGTAAAACAAATGTATTAGTTAAAACTCGTCTTAACCATACTCCTGAAGAGGATTTTGAACAGTACGATATAGTTCAAAAAAGAAAAGGAGAGTGCGAACATGCCTGCGTTTGCAGATTACTTGAATATCAGGGAGTAAATTCAGACAATGCCGGAGGAATAAGATCCCAGTTAAAAACAGTGACTCCAAACAATTCCACTTTAAAAATTGATGCAACACAGATTATAAAAGATATGGATAATTTAAAAGAAAATGCCAAAATCTGGCAGGATACAGGAAGTGTTCATGTAGCTCAGCTAATTTATAAAAATAAAAGCATCATAAGAGAAGATGTAAGCAGACATGTAGCTGTAGACAAAGTCATTGGAGCTGCTTTTAAATCAGGATATGATTTGACACAATCATACATCACATACAGCGGAAGAATGCCTGCAGATATGCTTATAAAAGTAATAAGAGTAGGAATTCCAATCATCATATCCAATGCAGCACCTGCAGCTTCAGGATATGAAATAGCTAAAAAAGGCAATATAACAATGGTTGGATTTGTTAGAAATAACAGATTTAATCTCTACAGCGCACCGCAGAGAATAAATCTTGAAAAATAAAATTATTGTGTTTCGATAACACTATTTAAAATTTGAACAGCTTTACTGAAAGCAGGCATTCCAGAAGTTAAAAGGACAATTTTTAAAACATCCATTATTTCTTCTTTGGTAATGTCCAATTCTTTCATTCCGCTTTTTATTTGTTTTTTAGTAGCTCTTGGATCTGCTCTTGAAGCTGTAATTCCAATAGCTATTAATTTTTGAGTCTTATAATCAAGTGCATATCCGTCGTAAACTACTTCACTTATATCTTTAACAAGCTCGTAGAGGTCAGGATATTCCCCTTCAAGTTCATGAATTCCTTTTCCATAAAAAACTTCATCTTTCATATAACCACTCCCTTAATTGATTGGTTATTATATAAAAAATAAGTTATATATAAATGTAATCAGTTATTTTCAATAGCTTCACGAACTTTTTTAATAGCGATTTCCTTTTTAGCCGGATATGCTGCTATTTTAACTTTAAGATGAATTGAATCTCCAGAATCTACAATTGTAATTTTTTCGTCAACTGCATCTTCTTTAGATAATCGTAAAAATAAATTTCCTTTATCATCAACTTTGCGTTCCAAATCATTATTTAATTTATCAAGTTGATTTTGGTCTAATTCTAAGAGTAAATTAAAAAAAGCTTTTGTTTGTCTTTTCTTATCTACAACACCTGAGAGTATAATGATTTTATCTTCCATTAATCCTTCTGCATCTTCACTTTCAATTTCAGCATCTGGAAATATGTTGTAGATGGCCTGAGTTAATTCATCGAGATTTTCACTCTCATAAACAAACTCTCTAAATCTGATATTATGAATCATTTTATCAAAAAAGGTATTAAGAAAGGAGATTTATTTTTTTCTCCTTGCTTGTTCACTACCTTTTCCTTTGGAAGTTAATCCACGTCC
This genomic stretch from Methanobrevibacter smithii ATCC 35061 harbors:
- a CDS encoding ABC transporter ATP-binding protein, with the translated sequence MAIEIKNINKSFHGRGLDHDIKVLDDVNLNIGDGEFVCLLGPSGCGKTTLLRLIAGLDQPTSGEVIADGEVVKKPSGDRAVIFQQYSLFPWLTVLENVMFGLNLKKDRTKEENLKAAERYLESVGLIDFKDSYPHELSGGMKQRVAIIRSLLNHSPILLMDEPFSALDMQNRHMLQEQLIGVWKRFKNTIVFVTHDVDEAIYLADKIVIMDKNPGKIKEVFDVDMPRLRKRESEEFIKIQEEVLDKLNVEDF
- a CDS encoding ABC transporter permease, whose amino-acid sequence is MNKDKFTPIILPILIIIIWYIITSVLELVNPYFLPSPGSVCNSAWNIIQSGKLFVDTMDTLFKVFGGMILASIVAIPLGILLGWYSKLETLCSFVISILRPIPPIAWIPFSILWFGIGTAPAIFIIFIGCVFPILIYTIDGVKRTDKVLIESAQTLGADDKTVLTQVILPSAVPPIVSGLKVGVGIALMCTISAEMIGSSSGLGYLILTATNLFDTGTTVVGMLVIGLIGLILDYVFGLIEKRVFW
- a CDS encoding CPBP family intramembrane glutamic endopeptidase, which produces MEANRRFFSKIGFNYFALGIIVLVLNLFIGLFISIINPNLLSNQTMMTFFSAIWTYLLPLPIFIYIMRKTEAKTLEKHKMTVKTFVICISITMFLMWIGNIMGVIITSGIGSLIQHEVANPINDVINNSGLVANLIIITTIAPIFEELIFRKLLIDRTIKYGGTISVLLSGLLFAFFHGNLNQFFYAFLLGGFFAIIYIKTGQIKYTIGLHMIINFIGSVVSLFVSQPLMDLANGSVISPTSTFGVILYILITLGLTVMGLIYSIKYFDKSRFDGSEKEIILKNPVSTILLNPGIICFILLMSYTIFTSIA
- a CDS encoding heavy metal translocating P-type ATPase; its protein translation is MKYQVMYNNGTRIRVRSGQAAFTKKEGYGISSLLLENNFIKKVFTSHRNGSILIYYDDVKNRDKVFAALDKITEDDLVEVEPDMYMSSNELTNNFWVSLSGMLVRRVLGKIVLPIPIRNLLTVYRAIKYIWHALDSLTSFRVDVALLDGAAVTGSLLKRDFDPASSMMFLLSISDLLEDYTLQKTKNTLKESLTLNIDTVWVVNEDGEEIQQPISQINKDDKIKVHMGDVIPVDGKVVDGEGMVNEATMTGEPLAVHKMPGKTVHAGTVVEEGNLIVQVYSFDKETRLNKIINLIENSEELKADAQSKAEELADSIVPYSFLTTFLTYLITRDTTKALSVLMVDFSCALKLTTPLSVISAMKEASDNRMMVKGGKFLEKYATADTIVFDKTGTLTNATPKVVDVISLGDYSRDEILRMSACIEEHFAHSIATAIVKQAEEEGLKHDEDHSEVEYIVAHGIATSYNGKRAVIGSRHFLFDDEGVEISKEDEKLIDEKVCEYSVVYLAIDNKLEGIICINDPVRKEARDVIEELKKLGIENVIMLTGDSESGAKSSAEALGITEYRSQVLPEDKASIVESLKEEGRTIIMVGDGINDSPALAAADVSVSMKNSSDIAREVADVSLLSDNLYDLITLRKLSVGMLNKIDTNYHSIIGINGSLIALGMFGIITPSTSSLIHNLSTMLLGALSTRSVLKEPREIEVNVVETA
- a CDS encoding DUF6110 family protein codes for the protein MEEYIDKLMEHKHALIFVGGIAAAIAGKKILESKAVKEGCTKGMAAVLAAKKDAEECYQDMVQNAEDIVVDANKDDKKAIYVEDDE
- the fdhD gene encoding formate dehydrogenase accessory sulfurtransferase FdhD, which translates into the protein MEFIKTIDAIKWKDGNYEKTEEKTVEDEYAYLFIDCLPPRKFSVYPKNLDDFAIGYCLGEGLIKTNEDIEEIKVSKTNVLVKTRLNHTPEEDFEQYDIVQKRKGECEHACVCRLLEYQGVNSDNAGGIRSQLKTVTPNNSTLKIDATQIIKDMDNLKENAKIWQDTGSVHVAQLIYKNKSIIREDVSRHVAVDKVIGAAFKSGYDLTQSYITYSGRMPADMLIKVIRVGIPIIISNAAPAASGYEIAKKGNITMVGFVRNNRFNLYSAPQRINLEK
- a CDS encoding carboxymuconolactone decarboxylase family protein, which gives rise to MKDEVFYGKGIHELEGEYPDLYELVKDISEVVYDGYALDYKTQKLIAIGITASRADPRATKKQIKSGMKELDITKEEIMDVLKIVLLTSGMPAFSKAVQILNSVIETQ
- a CDS encoding RNA-binding protein → MIHNIRFREFVYESENLDELTQAIYNIFPDAEIESEDAEGLMEDKIIILSGVVDKKRQTKAFFNLLLELDQNQLDKLNNDLERKVDDKGNLFLRLSKEDAVDEKITIVDSGDSIHLKVKIAAYPAKKEIAIKKVREAIENN